A window of the Pirellulales bacterium genome harbors these coding sequences:
- a CDS encoding flagellar export chaperone FliS — protein MTPAAREEYLATEILTAAPQKLQLMLIDAAIRFGRGAELHWRSRQNEAAFNALIRCQEIVSQLISGLAPNLESPLVRQISAVYAFVYRSVVSAGFHHAPQKLADALRVLEIERETWLQVCERLGTKRADDAAETSNTESKAPSPLVFDLPNAAEPLSGFSFEA, from the coding sequence ATGACCCCCGCAGCGCGCGAAGAGTATTTGGCGACTGAGATCCTCACGGCCGCTCCGCAAAAGTTGCAGTTGATGCTGATCGATGCCGCGATCCGCTTCGGCCGCGGCGCCGAGCTGCATTGGCGAAGTCGCCAGAACGAAGCCGCGTTCAACGCCCTGATTCGCTGTCAGGAAATCGTGTCGCAGTTGATCTCCGGCTTGGCGCCGAACCTGGAGTCGCCGCTGGTGCGGCAGATTTCCGCCGTCTACGCCTTCGTCTATCGCTCGGTGGTCTCCGCCGGGTTTCATCATGCCCCGCAGAAGCTCGCCGATGCACTGAGGGTCTTGGAAATCGAACGGGAGACCTGGCTGCAAGTTTGCGAGCGGCTGGGAACAAAACGGGCGGACGACGCCGCTGAAACGTCGAATACGGAATCGAAGGCACCTTCGCCGCTCGTGTTCGATCTGCCGAATGCTGCCGAGCCGCTTTCGGGGTTTTCATTCGAAGCTTGA
- the fliD gene encoding flagellar filament capping protein FliD — translation MGRISASTGLVTGFPIASTVSQLIQLESGPVNNLKAQNTTLQNQQTALTQLEAQLIALQSSAKNLSQSSLYSQRTVTSTNSAALSASANATGTPPQLGNYLFTPLQQAQSEQLQSSQFASDSSPIGAGTFSFRFGGFIDNSVPLALTNGGSGVAPGKIQITDRSGATGTIDLSAAQTIGDVIQAINSSTLIHVQAQAVGDHLQLTDTSGSTAANLKVQEVAGGTTAASLGLAGINAAASTASGQDILSLFNGVPTNSLNDGTGVRFDPVLPDVKVSLADGTQINVTLHTQPVTGTFASGTTDAANGVNAGVQFTAKQAGSTLAGVTATFVDDPSITAGNETVTYNSQAKTLVFKIQQGKTTADDIIAALGRDPTASAAFSGHRAAGGNGSGFVTISDIALTAGPQSTATTPGTLGTNSKLTFTAKSGGTSFDNVQISFVNNGAIAAGHETVQYDNSNPLQPKLIFQIAAGQTTASDIVTALNNDPTASQLFTAAPATGSDGTGIVSNTDTAVTSGGAIIEPIPPGSPTTLGDVLAALNAAAPGKLQASISPGGQGIKLTDLTSGGGTFSITDQNSSHAVEDLGLTAAASGGVISGTKLLGGLATSLLKDLNGAAGINSLGTLDLTDRSGATASVDLSHAQTVDDVISAINAAGIGIQAGVNSARNGIQLTDTTGSTASNLIVSDGDAHQTAEKLGLAVNGAAAEKNSGDLDLKTVSENTKLASLNGGAGVAAGSFTITDTSGRSAKVNVNSQVLTVGDLIQAIDNTGLSVQAQVNSTGDGVELVDTAHGSGSLKVQEGSATTAGDLHILGAASTQTIGGQPTQVVDGATTFHVAISSTDSLQSLINKINGLDAGVSASESNDGSSVNPFRFTLTSQATGSASQLLFDTSQAGFSLQQTAQGQDALLLSGTPGAGGFLAASSTNTFKSVLPGATVTVNGTATSPVTLTVAASNSNLATTVQAFVDTYNTLHSSLASDTSYNTTTNTGAILQGDGSLLQVDTDLSNLLSGTVSGAGSIQSLAALGITVAQDGSLQLDSNQLQNEISTNPQAVQQFFTTSGSGFSDKLSALVDQLAGPTNSLLDDRITAITATIQSNQQRIDTLNARLTADQTRLTNEFNNAEVAVSKMQANLSALSALQSFATIGGQIGSSSSLNPSASSGSTSSTGSSTGSIGSAF, via the coding sequence ATGGGTCGAATCAGCGCCAGCACCGGCCTCGTGACCGGATTCCCGATCGCCAGCACGGTGAGCCAATTGATCCAATTGGAATCGGGGCCGGTCAACAATCTGAAGGCCCAGAATACCACGCTGCAAAACCAGCAGACGGCGCTCACGCAGCTCGAGGCCCAGCTCATCGCGCTGCAATCCTCGGCGAAGAACCTCTCCCAGTCGTCGCTTTATAGTCAGCGCACCGTCACGAGCACCAACTCCGCGGCCCTTTCGGCATCCGCCAACGCGACGGGAACGCCTCCGCAATTGGGCAACTACCTGTTCACGCCGCTCCAGCAGGCCCAATCCGAGCAATTGCAAAGTTCGCAGTTTGCCAGCGACAGTTCGCCGATCGGCGCCGGCACGTTTTCCTTTCGGTTCGGCGGATTTATCGACAATTCGGTCCCGTTGGCGCTCACCAACGGCGGCAGCGGCGTCGCGCCGGGCAAGATTCAAATCACCGACCGCAGCGGCGCAACCGGCACGATCGATCTCAGCGCGGCGCAAACGATCGGCGACGTGATTCAAGCGATCAACTCCAGCACGTTAATCCACGTTCAAGCCCAGGCGGTCGGAGATCATCTCCAGCTTACCGACACCAGCGGCTCGACAGCCGCGAATCTGAAGGTCCAAGAGGTTGCCGGCGGCACGACCGCCGCGTCGCTCGGTTTGGCGGGCATCAATGCGGCCGCGTCGACCGCCAGCGGCCAGGACATCCTTTCACTGTTCAATGGGGTGCCGACCAACAGCCTCAACGACGGGACCGGCGTGCGGTTCGATCCGGTCTTGCCCGACGTGAAAGTGAGCCTCGCCGACGGCACGCAGATCAATGTCACCCTGCACACGCAGCCGGTCACGGGAACCTTCGCTTCGGGGACCACCGACGCGGCCAACGGCGTCAACGCCGGCGTGCAATTCACGGCCAAGCAGGCCGGCTCGACGCTGGCCGGCGTAACGGCCACATTCGTTGATGATCCTTCGATCACCGCCGGCAATGAGACGGTCACCTACAACTCGCAGGCCAAGACGCTCGTCTTCAAAATCCAGCAGGGAAAAACCACCGCCGACGACATCATCGCGGCGCTCGGCCGTGATCCCACCGCTTCCGCGGCCTTCTCCGGGCATCGCGCCGCGGGGGGCAACGGATCGGGCTTCGTGACGATATCCGATATCGCCCTGACGGCCGGTCCGCAATCGACCGCCACGACGCCCGGCACTCTGGGAACGAATTCCAAGCTCACGTTCACCGCGAAGAGCGGCGGCACCAGCTTCGACAATGTGCAAATCAGCTTCGTCAATAACGGCGCGATCGCGGCCGGCCACGAAACCGTCCAATACGATAACAGCAATCCGCTGCAACCCAAGTTGATCTTTCAGATTGCCGCAGGGCAAACGACCGCCAGCGACATCGTGACGGCGCTGAACAACGATCCGACCGCCAGCCAACTCTTCACCGCGGCGCCAGCCACCGGCAGCGACGGAACCGGAATCGTCAGCAATACGGACACGGCTGTCACCTCGGGGGGCGCGATAATCGAACCCATTCCGCCGGGATCGCCCACGACGCTCGGCGATGTGCTCGCCGCGCTCAATGCCGCCGCCCCAGGAAAGCTCCAGGCAAGCATTTCGCCGGGTGGTCAGGGTATTAAGTTGACCGATCTGACTTCCGGCGGCGGTACGTTTTCGATCACCGATCAAAACAGCTCCCATGCCGTCGAGGATCTCGGTCTGACCGCCGCAGCTTCAGGGGGAGTCATCAGCGGCACAAAGCTGCTCGGCGGGTTGGCCACCTCACTGCTCAAAGATCTGAATGGCGCGGCGGGGATCAACAGCCTCGGCACACTCGATCTCACTGACCGAAGCGGCGCGACCGCCAGCGTCGATCTGTCGCATGCCCAGACGGTCGACGACGTGATCTCAGCCATCAATGCCGCGGGGATCGGCATCCAGGCCGGCGTCAACTCGGCCCGGAACGGAATACAGTTGACCGACACGACGGGTTCAACCGCGAGCAATCTGATCGTGTCGGATGGCGACGCTCATCAAACGGCCGAAAAGCTTGGTCTGGCCGTGAATGGTGCTGCGGCCGAGAAAAACAGCGGCGATCTTGATCTAAAGACCGTCAGCGAAAACACCAAGCTCGCCTCGCTCAATGGCGGCGCCGGCGTCGCCGCCGGATCGTTCACGATCACCGACACCAGCGGCCGCTCCGCCAAGGTCAACGTCAATAGCCAAGTCCTGACGGTCGGCGATCTGATCCAGGCGATCGACAACACGGGCCTCTCCGTACAAGCCCAGGTCAATAGCACAGGGGACGGCGTCGAACTCGTCGATACGGCCCACGGAAGCGGATCGTTAAAGGTTCAGGAAGGGAGCGCCACCACCGCTGGCGATTTGCACATCCTTGGCGCCGCCAGCACTCAGACCATCGGCGGGCAGCCGACGCAGGTGGTCGATGGCGCGACTACCTTCCACGTTGCCATTTCCTCGACCGACTCGCTGCAGAGTTTGATCAACAAGATCAATGGGCTGGACGCGGGCGTGTCGGCGTCGGAATCGAACGACGGCTCGTCAGTCAATCCATTCCGGTTTACGCTCACTAGCCAAGCGACCGGCAGCGCAAGCCAATTGCTCTTCGACACGTCGCAGGCGGGATTTAGCCTCCAGCAGACTGCTCAGGGCCAGGATGCGCTCTTGCTCTCCGGCACGCCCGGCGCGGGGGGTTTCCTGGCCGCGTCCTCGACCAATACCTTCAAGAGTGTGTTGCCGGGAGCGACCGTTACGGTCAACGGCACGGCGACGTCCCCCGTCACGCTGACCGTCGCCGCCAGCAATTCGAATCTCGCCACGACGGTGCAAGCCTTTGTCGACACCTACAACACGCTGCATTCGAGTCTTGCGAGCGACACCAGCTACAACACGACCACCAATACGGGTGCGATCTTGCAAGGAGACGGCAGCCTCTTGCAGGTCGACACGGATTTGTCGAATCTGCTTTCCGGGACGGTATCTGGCGCGGGGTCGATTCAATCACTTGCCGCGTTGGGAATCACAGTCGCCCAGGACGGCTCGCTGCAGCTCGACTCGAATCAGTTGCAGAATGAGATTTCCACCAATCCGCAAGCCGTCCAGCAGTTCTTTACGACCTCCGGCTCGGGCTTTTCCGATAAGCTGAGCGCATTGGTCGATCAACTGGCTGGCCCGACGAATTCATTGCTGGACGACCGAATCACGGCCATCACCGCAACCATTCAGAGCAACCAACAACGGATCGATACACTCAATGCCCGCCTGACGGCCGATCAAACGCGGTTGACCAACGAGTTCAACAACGCCGAGGTGGCAGTCTCGAAGATGCAAGCCAACCTCAGCGCGCTGTCGGCGCTCCAGAGCTTTGCCACCATCGGCGGCCAGATCGGCAGCTCGTCGTCGTTGAACCCGAGCGCGTCAAGCGGTTCGACCAGCTCGACCGGCAGCTCGACCGGCTCGATAGGCTCAGCGTTCTGA